The region GGGTTTGAATGCCAAGCTCCTTAAAGGGAATGTGGTCGCCATCCCTATCCTTTGCCTCACAGAAGTCTATGCTTACCCTCATATCCTGCAGGTGCTTGTAAAACATATGGTTTATTTTTTCTCCGTTATACCCTCCCCAGTCTCTGTAGAGGACGCAGGGGTTGTGCCATCCAACACCCTCAAGGTTTATACAGTAAAAAACGTGCTTGAGACCACCCCTTAAATGAAACTTCGCACCTTCCATACCAAGCTCTCTGGCATCTGTGATAAGAAACCTGAGCCTGTAGGGAACAGTGTAATTTTCCTTTAGCTCCTCGTAAAGGAAGAGCAGAAGAAGAAAGCCAACACCGTTGCCCACAGCCCCGTATATATCTACGGTGGTGTCCATGTGGGAGATGATGTAGATTATGGGTCCTCTTCCTATTTCCATGAGAAAATTTGTGCCCTCTACCACTCTTTCGCTTGACTTTACTCTGAGTAATACTTCAGAGTCCTCTATCTCTGGAACATCCTCACGCCTTATGCTCACCACGGGTATGTCCAGACCCACATAGCTTCCATAGGTGTATGCGTCTGCCTTATCCTCTGACCTGTAAGTTATCACCGCAACAGCCCCCTTTTCCTGAGCCTGAAGAGCCTTTTCCCGGGTTAAGTCCGGTATGAGGGCTATGTCACCTTCTATGTATTCCCTCTTTGCGTAGGATTCCCTATCAATAGACCTGCTGCCAATGTAAGCAACACCCCTTATCTTTCTGTCACCTATGCTGAGCCATGCCTCTTCGGGTATGAGCTTTTTTGTATGGAAAATCTCCTTCCTGTAGTTGCTGGAGGTGTAATCAAGGAAGGACTCTATCAGCCTGCGAACTCTTACGTTGCCATCTGTTCCTGTAAGTCTGTTGTGGTTTAGGGTCCTGTATGCAAACTCCTTGAAAAACTCCAGCCTTTCACTTTTCATAAACGGGTGTAAGCCAGCCAGAGTATCTTTCTATCATTCCCCTCACGGCACGAAAGTATATTTCCTGAAGTTCTTTTGTGATACTTCCCGTCTCTCCATTCCCCACCTTCCTGTTGTCCACCTCCACCACAGGAGTTATCTCAGCTGCAGTTCCTGTAAGGAAAATCTCATCAGCCACATACAGCTCGCTCCTTGATACAGGACGCTCTTCCACTTCAACCACAAGCTCATTTCTCAGAAGTCTTTTTACAGCAGACCTTGTTATGCCCTCAAGTATATGTTCTGAATAGGAGGGCGTTATAGCCCTTCCCTCTCTTATGAGGAATATGTTTTCTCCAGACCCCTCCGCCACAAAACCGTGCTGGTTCAGCATGAGAGCCTCATCGTAACCTGCCATGAGAGCCTCTGTTTTCGCCAGTGCGCTGTTTACATAGGCTCCCGCCACCTTCCATCTTGAAGGTATGGAGTTATCGTCGTTACGCCTCCAGGAGGAAACCTTTACTCTTATGCCCTTGGAAGTATCCAGATACCTTCCAAAATTGTAGGTGTATATGGCCACTTCAGGAGTGTAGTCTATGAGCTTTGGTGTGAGTTTCAGGTCTTTGAAGTATGCTATGGGTCTTATGTAAACATCCTCTCTTATCTGGTTCTTTCTGAGGAGCTCTACCGTTATGCTAACAAGGTCCTCCACGCTGTAGGGAAGCTCCATGAACATGGCCCTGCAGTTTTTTATGAGCCTCTGGTAATGTTCTCTGGCAAAGAGGATATACAGCTGCTCATGCTCTTCGTTCCAGTAGGCTCTAATACCCTCAAAGACGGCAGTGCCGTAGTGGAAGGAGTTGGTCTTTATGTTTATGTTTGCTTCTTCTATGGGGACGAAGTTCCCTTCAAAAAAGGCGTATTCCATGCCTATAGATTATATCAGAAAAGGCATTGAAGTTTATAAGGTTCAGGTTATATTTTTATTTCCTCTGGAGGAAGGTATGCAGAGGTTTATGCTGAAATCAAAGGTGCACAGAGCAAGAATAACGGGCGCAGAACTTCATTACGAAGGGAGTCTCTCCCTTGACCTTGCCCTGATGGAGGCGGCAGACCTTTTGCCCTTTGAAAAGATAGAGGTATACAACGTGAGCAACGGCGCACGCTTTTCCACCTATGTGATACCTGCCCCGAGGTATTCCGGTGAAGTCAGGCTCAACGGTGCAGCTGCAAGGCTGGGCGCTGTGGGCGACATAATCATCATAGCTTCATACGCAATTTTCAATGAACAGGAGCTAGAAAACTACAGCCCCTATCTGGTTTATGTAAACGAAAACAATCAGATAAAGGAAGTAAGGAGGGATATGGTTATTGAGGGTGTAGGAAGCACCTATGATTGGTAAGGTCTTCAGAATTTTCAGGGAAAAGGGAGGGGTGCTGAAAGCCCTTGACCTCTGGAACTGGTATGAAGCCCTTGAGCCGGGGGACCAGAAGAGGGTCAAGTATTATTTTTCCCTTAAAAGCATAAAGGATATGCGCTTCCCCTTCCGGGCAAAGCATTTTGACTCAGGAGAAGTGAGCAACCCTGGCTATACCAGGACAACGCTTCTTGGCACTCTTGCACAGACCGCCCTGCTTGAGGGGAAATACGAGGACGCAGAATGGCTTTATCTGAGAGCTCTTGAGCTCAGTCAGAATGCTTTTGAGAGGCATCTCATACTCAATGACCTGCTTATGCTCTCCCAGAAGCTAAAAGATTTTGAAAGGATGGAAAAATACGCCAGAATGGACCTTGAGCTCTTTGAAGACTACAAGGAGGAACTCAAAGAAAGGAACGGGGGAACACTCCCTCAGATAAACTCCTACGAGCTAATGGTCTACCTCCTGGAAAGAAAGGGAGACAGAACATCCGCCCTTGAACTTCTTGAGAGGCTTCACCAGGAGGGCGTTCCACACCCCTTCTATGAGGAGGTAAAGAAACGGCTTACAGCATGAAATATCACAGGCTGCTCAGAAAGGTGGTTCAGTTTCAGAGGAAGAAAAGGCTTATACCTGAAAACTCTTCCCTTCTTATTGCCTTCTCAGGAGGTGTGGACTCTGTTGCCCTCGCCCTGTGCATGCTCCGGCTATGGGACTTTTTCAGGCTGAAGAGGCTCGCCCTTGCCCACGTAAACCATCAGATAAGGGGGGAGGAAGCCTTCAGGGATGAGTCCTTCTGTCTGAACTTTGCCAGGAGTAAGGGAGTTGAAATCTTCGTAAGAAGGCTCAGGGTTGTGTCCCATGGAGAAAACCTTGAGGCAAGGGCAAGGGAGCTAAGATACAGAGCCCTTGAAGAGATAAGGCAGGAGGCTGGCTTTGACCTCATAGCCACCGCCCACCACCTTAACGACCTCCTAGAGACCATGCTCCTGTGGCTTGTGCGTGGTGCAGGAAGGGAGGGGCTCCTTGGCTTTGAAGAAAAAGAGGGAAGAGTAATAAGACCCCTCTACCTTGCCACAAGGGAGGAAATAGAGGATTTTGTAAAATCAGAGGGAGAGACATGGGTAGAGGACTCCACCAACTACGACCTGAGCTACGCGAGAAATCTAATAAGGCACAGAGTTGTCCCAGAGCTGAAAAAGATAAACCCCAGGCTTGAGGAGAGCTTTCTCAGGCTCAGAGAAATACTGAAGGAAGAGGAGGATGTTCTTCAGAAACTTACACAGGAAGCCATAGAGAGTGTTATAAAAGATGGCGATATGGACAGAAGGGCATTTTTAAAGCTACCCCATGCTATAAGGAGAAGACTCATATACAGGCTCTACGGTATAAAAAGCATGAAAGGTGTGGAAAGCTTTATAAACAGTGTAAAAAGGGGCATGCCCTTGAAAAGCCCAGAGGCATGATTAATATTAAATCTTTAAGCGTGGAGGTAAGCGGATGCAGTGGATGAAAAGCATTTTTATATGGGTTGTTCTTCTGGGTTTTATGGTTCTCGCCTTTAACCTCTTTGAGAGCAATAGAAGCCAGTCTGCAGTCAGGACACCGGTGAACACGGTGCTTGAGCTTGCAGAGGAAGGCAAGCTTAAAGAGGTAAAGGTAAAGGATAACCTGCTTACAGGTGTGACCACAGAAGGTCAGAAGATAGAGACGGGCATACCGCCGGGTTCTGATATAGTGAACAAACTTATAGACAAGGGAGTAAAGGTTGAGGTGGCTGTGCAGGAAAGCAGCTGGCTTGTGCCTTTTCTTGTCTCATGGCTTCCTATTCTTCTTTTTATAGGCATATGGATATACATGATGAGGCAGGTGAGCGGTGGGGGGAACCCCACCTCAAGGGCTTTCAGCTTTGGCAAAAGCAGAGCAAAGGTATACATAGACGAGAAGCCCAAGGTCACCCTTGAGAATGTGGCGGGTATGGAAGAGGTAAAAGAAGAAGTCAAGGAGATAATAGAATACCTGAAAGACCCTGTGAAGTTCCAGAAGCTGGGCGGTAGACCTCCAAAGGGCGTGATGTTTTATGGTGAGCCCGGTGTGGGTAAAACCCTTCTGGCAAAAGCCATTGCTGGTGAAGCCCATGTGCCCTTTATTTCAGTTTCGGGTTCTGACTTTGTGGAGATGTTCGTTGGTGTAGGTGCTGCGAGGGTGAGAGACCTCTTTGATACAGCAAAAAAGCACGCTCCGTGCATCATATTCATTGATGAAATAGACGCAGTGGGTCGCTCGAGGGGTGCCCTCAACCTCGGAGGAGGGCATGACGAGAGGGAGCAGACCCTCAACCAGCTCCTTGTGGAGATGGACGGCTTTGACACCTCCGAAGGAATAATAGTCATTGCCGCCACCAACAGACCGGACATACTTGACCCTGCTCTGCTCAGACCTGGCAGGTTTGACAGACAGATATACATACCAAGACCCGATGTGAGGGGCAGGTATGAAATACTCAAGGTGCATGCAAGGGACAAGAAGCTGGCTCCCAATGTGGACCTTGAGATAGTAGCAAGAGCGACCCCAGGCTTTACGGGCGCAGACCTTGAGAACGTTCTGAATGAGGCGGCCCTTCTTGCGGCAAGGAAGGGAAAGGAAGCCATAGAGATGCAGGACATAGAAGAAGCCATAGACAGGATTACCATGGGTCTTGAGAGGAAGGGCATGGTAATCTCACCGAAAGAAAAAGAAAAAATCGCATACCACGAGATGGGACACGCCATAATGAGCCTGATGGTCCCGGGCTCTGATGCCTTGCACAAGGTCTCCATAATACCAAGGGGTATGGCTCTTGGGGTGACGCAACAGCTACCCATAGATGACAAGCACATGTATGACAGGCAGGACCTCTACGGAAAGATACTCACCCTCATGGGCGGGCGTGCTGCAGAAGAGGTGTTCTACGGCAAAGAAGGCATCACCACAGGTGCGGAGAACGACCTTCAAAGAGCAACGGAGCTTGCCTACAGGATGGTTTCCATGTGGGGCATGAGTGAGCGCGTTGGTCCGTTGGCGGTGAGAAGAACAGTAAACCCATTCCTTGGTGGCATGACAACCTCCGTGGATATAAGCGAGGACCTGAGAAGGGAGATAGACGAGGAGGTAAAGAAGATACTTACAAAAGCATACGAGGATACGAAGAAAGTCGTTCTTGAATACAGGGAAGCCATTCAGGCTGTAGTAAAAAGGCTTTTGGAAAAGGAAACCATGTCCTGTGAGGAGGTGGTTGAAATACTCAAACTCCATGGAGTTGAGGTAAAAAGCGAGTGCAAGAAGGAAGAGTTTAAGGTTGAGATGGAAGAGAAGAAAAGCCTTGAGCAGGAGGTAGCATGATGAAAAAGAAGGAGGTGAAATTATGGGAATGACCATCACAGAAAAAATACTTGCAGACCACGCGGGGAAAAGGGAAGTCCACCCCGGTGAGCTCATTACGGTGAAGATAGACCTTGCCATGGCAAACGATGTGACTGCACCCCTTGCCATAAAGATACTGGAAAAGTATGGCATACAGAAGGTATTTGACCCTGAGAAAATAGCTCTGGTTCTCTCTCACTTTGTGCCTGCAAAGGACATAAAGTCTGCAGAGCAGGCAAAGATAGTGAGGGATTTTGCAAGGAAACACAACATAAAGTGGTTTTTCCCAGAAGGTGAGGGCATAGAACACACTATATTGCCCGAGCAGGGTATTGTGGTGCCCGGAGACCTTGTGGTGGGTGCAGACTCTCATACATGCACTTACGGGGGCATAGGCGCCTTTGCCACAGGCATGGGTTCCACGGACATAGCCTACGCCATGGCAACGGGAGAAACATGGCTCAAGGTCCCGCCTACGATGAAGTTTGTCTTTTACGGCAAGCTCCAGCCCTGGGTCTCAGGCAAAGACCTCATACTGCATACCATAGGTCACATAGGAGTGGATGGAGCCCTCTACAAGGCTATGGAGTTTGACGGCGAAGCCGTAAGGAGTCTCTCAATAGAGCAGAGGCTCACCATAGCCAACATGGCGATAGAGGCCGGTGGCAAGAGCGGAATAATAGCACCCGACGAGAAGACCATAGAGTATGTATCCCAGAGGGCAAAAAAGCCCTGGAAGGTCTATCAGAGCGACCCTGATGCCAGCTACGAGGTATTATACGAGTGGGACGCAGGCAAGATAGAGCCTCTGGTTGCCTGGCCCTACCTGCCATCAAACGTGCACCCTGTTTCTGAATCAACCCACATAACTGTAGACCAGGCCTTTATAGGCTCCTGCACCAACGGAAGGATTGAAGACCTCAGAGTAGCGGCAAAGATACTCAAAGGTAAGAAGGTCCACCCATATGTTAGATGCATAGTAATTCCAGCTTCCAAGCAGGTATACATGCAGGCTCTGAAGGAAGGTCTTATTGACATCTTCCTTTCTGCAGGCTGTTCTGTTTCCGTTTCCACATGCGGTCCATGCCTTGGTGGTCATATGGGCATTCTGGCGGAGGGTGAGCGTTGCATATCCACCTCCAACAGGAACTTCCCCGGAAGGATGGGACATCCAAAGAGCGAGGCATACCTTGCCAACCCTGCAGTGGTGGCTGCAAGTGCAGTCCTTGGCAGGATAGCCCATCCTGAGGAGGTGGTCAGAAAGGAGGAGCTTGAAGAGGTTCTTGCTTGAAGCAGACCTTCACAGGCTTGCCCACTGGCTCAGGCTCCTGGGCCAGGATGCCCTTCTTATAAAGGGACCTATAAACAAATCAGAAGTTGTAAGGTATCCGGGCAGGATATTTATCACCACCTCAAGGAAGCTGGAAGAACACTTCAAGGCATGGGGCATAGAATACCTGATACTTCCAAAGGATGACTGGAAGGTCCAGCTCTGCCTTCTCATAAGATACTTCCACATTGAGCCAGAGCTGAAGCTAAACAGATGCTATCACTGCAACGCTGAACTTGTAGCAGTTGACAGGGAGGAGGTAAAGGACAGGATACCACCCATGGTCTACCTATACGGAAGGGACTTTACTTTGTGTCCTCATTGTGGAAAGATATACTGGAAGGGCT is a window of Aquificaceae bacterium DNA encoding:
- the ilvE gene encoding branched-chain-amino-acid transaminase, encoding MEYAFFEGNFVPIEEANINIKTNSFHYGTAVFEGIRAYWNEEHEQLYILFAREHYQRLIKNCRAMFMELPYSVEDLVSITVELLRKNQIREDVYIRPIAYFKDLKLTPKLIDYTPEVAIYTYNFGRYLDTSKGIRVKVSSWRRNDDNSIPSRWKVAGAYVNSALAKTEALMAGYDEALMLNQHGFVAEGSGENIFLIREGRAITPSYSEHILEGITRSAVKRLLRNELVVEVEERPVSRSELYVADEIFLTGTAAEITPVVEVDNRKVGNGETGSITKELQEIYFRAVRGMIERYSGWLTPVYEK
- the leuC gene encoding 3-isopropylmalate dehydratase large subunit, whose translation is MGMTITEKILADHAGKREVHPGELITVKIDLAMANDVTAPLAIKILEKYGIQKVFDPEKIALVLSHFVPAKDIKSAEQAKIVRDFARKHNIKWFFPEGEGIEHTILPEQGIVVPGDLVVGADSHTCTYGGIGAFATGMGSTDIAYAMATGETWLKVPPTMKFVFYGKLQPWVSGKDLILHTIGHIGVDGALYKAMEFDGEAVRSLSIEQRLTIANMAIEAGGKSGIIAPDEKTIEYVSQRAKKPWKVYQSDPDASYEVLYEWDAGKIEPLVAWPYLPSNVHPVSESTHITVDQAFIGSCTNGRIEDLRVAAKILKGKKVHPYVRCIVIPASKQVYMQALKEGLIDIFLSAGCSVSVSTCGPCLGGHMGILAEGERCISTSNRNFPGRMGHPKSEAYLANPAVVAASAVLGRIAHPEEVVRKEELEEVLA
- a CDS encoding M28 family peptidase, with amino-acid sequence MKSERLEFFKEFAYRTLNHNRLTGTDGNVRVRRLIESFLDYTSSNYRKEIFHTKKLIPEEAWLSIGDRKIRGVAYIGSRSIDRESYAKREYIEGDIALIPDLTREKALQAQEKGAVAVITYRSEDKADAYTYGSYVGLDIPVVSIRREDVPEIEDSEVLLRVKSSERVVEGTNFLMEIGRGPIIYIISHMDTTVDIYGAVGNGVGFLLLLFLYEELKENYTVPYRLRFLITDARELGMEGAKFHLRGGLKHVFYCINLEGVGWHNPCVLYRDWGGYNGEKINHMFYKHLQDMRVSIDFCEAKDRDGDHIPFKELGIQTLYLSSYPFTIRHTHYDVYDAISWDHVIMWYEVILSFLRRFHKL
- the panD gene encoding aspartate 1-decarboxylase; its protein translation is MQRFMLKSKVHRARITGAELHYEGSLSLDLALMEAADLLPFEKIEVYNVSNGARFSTYVIPAPRYSGEVRLNGAAARLGAVGDIIIIASYAIFNEQELENYSPYLVYVNENNQIKEVRRDMVIEGVGSTYDW
- a CDS encoding Mut7-C RNAse domain-containing protein encodes the protein MKRFLLEADLHRLAHWLRLLGQDALLIKGPINKSEVVRYPGRIFITTSRKLEEHFKAWGIEYLILPKDDWKVQLCLLIRYFHIEPELKLNRCYHCNAELVAVDREEVKDRIPPMVYLYGRDFTLCPHCGKIYWKGSHHPRLRRILRKVLNSC
- the tilS gene encoding tRNA lysidine(34) synthetase TilS codes for the protein MKYHRLLRKVVQFQRKKRLIPENSSLLIAFSGGVDSVALALCMLRLWDFFRLKRLALAHVNHQIRGEEAFRDESFCLNFARSKGVEIFVRRLRVVSHGENLEARARELRYRALEEIRQEAGFDLIATAHHLNDLLETMLLWLVRGAGREGLLGFEEKEGRVIRPLYLATREEIEDFVKSEGETWVEDSTNYDLSYARNLIRHRVVPELKKINPRLEESFLRLREILKEEEDVLQKLTQEAIESVIKDGDMDRRAFLKLPHAIRRRLIYRLYGIKSMKGVESFINSVKRGMPLKSPEA
- the ftsH gene encoding ATP-dependent zinc metalloprotease FtsH, translating into MQWMKSIFIWVVLLGFMVLAFNLFESNRSQSAVRTPVNTVLELAEEGKLKEVKVKDNLLTGVTTEGQKIETGIPPGSDIVNKLIDKGVKVEVAVQESSWLVPFLVSWLPILLFIGIWIYMMRQVSGGGNPTSRAFSFGKSRAKVYIDEKPKVTLENVAGMEEVKEEVKEIIEYLKDPVKFQKLGGRPPKGVMFYGEPGVGKTLLAKAIAGEAHVPFISVSGSDFVEMFVGVGAARVRDLFDTAKKHAPCIIFIDEIDAVGRSRGALNLGGGHDEREQTLNQLLVEMDGFDTSEGIIVIAATNRPDILDPALLRPGRFDRQIYIPRPDVRGRYEILKVHARDKKLAPNVDLEIVARATPGFTGADLENVLNEAALLAARKGKEAIEMQDIEEAIDRITMGLERKGMVISPKEKEKIAYHEMGHAIMSLMVPGSDALHKVSIIPRGMALGVTQQLPIDDKHMYDRQDLYGKILTLMGGRAAEEVFYGKEGITTGAENDLQRATELAYRMVSMWGMSERVGPLAVRRTVNPFLGGMTTSVDISEDLRREIDEEVKKILTKAYEDTKKVVLEYREAIQAVVKRLLEKETMSCEEVVEILKLHGVEVKSECKKEEFKVEMEEKKSLEQEVA